One Pseudomonas syringae CC1557 genomic window, CAGGTCCTGGGACAGGCCTTCCCACAGTTTCATTGCGTGCTCATAAAGATGCGCCGACTCGTCCCACAGGTAGTTGGAGCGCACGATGGTGGTGTTGCGAGCCGTGTTGCCACCGCCCAGCCAGCCTTTCTCGACCCCCGCCACATTCGTGATGCCGTGTTCTTTGGCCAGATAATAAGCCGTCGCCAGACCGTGTCCGCCGCCACCGACGATGACTACGTCGTAGACTTTTTTCGGCGTTGGCGTGCGCCACATGCGCTGCCAGTTTTCGTGATGGGTGAGGGAATGCTTGAGAAGGCCGAAGCCTGAGTAATGCTGCATGTAAGGCTACTCCTGACTCAGCGATAAACCGGAAAATCGGCGCACAGGGCTGCAACCTGACTCGCGACATTGGCCTCGACGTCGGCATCACCGAGGTTGTCGAGAATGTCGCAGATCCAGCCTGCCAGCTCGACGCACTGGGTTACCTTGAAACCTCGGGTGGTGACGGCCGGCGTACCGATGCGCAGGCCTGAGGTCACGAAGGGAGACTGCGGATCGTTGGGTACCGAGTTCTTATTGACGGTGATGTGCGCACGGCCCAGCGCGGCGTCGGCATCCTTGCCGGTCAGGCCCTGACTGATCAGGCTGACCAGAAACAGGTGGTTGTCGGTGCCGCCGGAGACCACGTCGAAGCCCCGATCTATAAAGACCTGTGCCATTGCTTGCGCGTTATCAATGACCTGCTGTTGATAAGCCTTGAAGCCGGGCTCCATCGCTTCCTTGAAGCACACGGCCTTGGCGGCTATGACGTGCATCAACGGGCCGCCCTGGCCGCCGGGAAAGACGGCCGAGTTGAATTTCTTTTCCAGTTCTTCGTTGGCCCTGGCCAAAATCAGGCCGCCGCGTGGGCCGCGCAGGGTCTTGTGTGTGGTGGTTGTGACCACATCGGCGTAGGGCAGCGGGTTGGGGTACAAACCGGCAGCGACCAGACCGGCGACATGGGCCATGTCGACGAACAGGTAGGCGCCGACTTTGTCGGCGATTGCGCGGAAACGAGGGAAATCCAGCGTCTTCGAATAGGCAGAGAAACCGGCAATGATCATTTTTGGCTGGCATTCGACGGCGATGCGCTCGACTTCGTCGTAATCGATCAGCCCCGTGGTGGTGTCGATGCCGTACTGCACGGCGTTATAAAGCTTGCCGGAAAAGCTGACCTTGGCACCGTGAGTCAGGTGGCCGCCATGCGCCAGGCTCATGCCCAGCACGGTGTCGCCAGCCTGCAGCAGCGCCAGATAGACCGCAGCGTTGGCCTGGCTGCCGGAGTGCGGCTGGACGTTGGCGTAATCGGCACCGAACAGCTGTTTGGCGCGCTCGATGGCCAGTTGCTCGACCTTGTCGACATGCTCGCAACCACCATAGTAACGCTTGCCGGGATAGCCCTCGGCGTACTTGTTGGTCAGGCCGCTGCCCTGGGCCTGCATCACCCGCTTGCTGGTGTAGTTTTCCGAGGCGATCAGCTCGATATGGTCTTCCTGACGCAGCTCCTCGGCGTTGATCGCCGACATCAGTGCATCGTCATAACCCTGAATCTGGTCTTGCTTGCTGAACATCGCGGATCTCCCGGCGGCGGCGCTGCGCCTGACTTTTTGGTCGGGCTGAACAGAGCCCTCTGAGAGCGATGGTAGGGCCGGACCAAAGACGCCAAATGCCTATGGACGCCACACAAAGGTGCGTTTACGACATGACCTGGCGCGCAGAGATAAATAGATGAAGAGGGGAGGGAAATACACAAACCACGACGCCTTGCGTCGTAGCGGACGCGGAGCGTCCTGAACGGCATACCAACGCGGAGCATTGGTACGATAGTTATAAGGTTCTCGTTCCTCACGCTCCAGCGTAGGAATGCATTTCACGACGCTCTGCGTCGCAAGGGAAGCAGAGCATCCGGAATGGCATGCCAATGCGGGGCATTGGCATGCGCATCGATGTGAATCCAGCTCCCGCTAGCGGCTCTGGCGTTGTTGCAGCAACAAGTTGCTGAAGCCGCCGCCTGCCAGTTGCTTCTGGGCAGTGGTCAGCTGTTCGCGGTTGCTGAACGGGCCGACCAGGACGCGATACCAGGTTTCATCCTTCACGGTGCCGGATTCGACGGTCGATGTCTGACCCAGGAGGATGATCTGTGCGCGGACCTTCTCGGCGTCGGCCTGTTTGCGGAACGAGCCCGCTTGCAGATAGAACGTCGTGACCGCCGCTGGCTTGGTCGTGGCAACAGACGGAGCCGGTGGCGGTGTCAGACCGCTAAGCGCTGCCTGAGCGCGCGCCGTGTCGATCTTGG contains:
- the glyA gene encoding serine hydroxymethyltransferase, which gives rise to MFSKQDQIQGYDDALMSAINAEELRQEDHIELIASENYTSKRVMQAQGSGLTNKYAEGYPGKRYYGGCEHVDKVEQLAIERAKQLFGADYANVQPHSGSQANAAVYLALLQAGDTVLGMSLAHGGHLTHGAKVSFSGKLYNAVQYGIDTTTGLIDYDEVERIAVECQPKMIIAGFSAYSKTLDFPRFRAIADKVGAYLFVDMAHVAGLVAAGLYPNPLPYADVVTTTTHKTLRGPRGGLILARANEELEKKFNSAVFPGGQGGPLMHVIAAKAVCFKEAMEPGFKAYQQQVIDNAQAMAQVFIDRGFDVVSGGTDNHLFLVSLISQGLTGKDADAALGRAHITVNKNSVPNDPQSPFVTSGLRIGTPAVTTRGFKVTQCVELAGWICDILDNLGDADVEANVASQVAALCADFPVYR